The genomic DNA CGTTTTTGATTGGCCGGTTCATTCATCAGAGAGTGGCCCTTAAGCAGACTTGTCGCTCCATACCTTTTTTCCCAAAGTGTCATTGGCAATAAGCCTTTTGGTTTCCCACCGCATTTTACCCCTGCATCTAACAGCGAATATACGCGGCGCCTCCGGCTTGGGCTTCGCCATATTTTTTTCTCTGTCAAAATTATTGCAGATGAGGTTATACTGCTACTGCGAATGGATTATGTTTAAACTGTTTCTGGGTTGCAATCTCGCAATAATGTTGCCAGTCCTTCGGAACGAAAAAAACATCGCATATTCGCAGAACGTTATAGAAAATTCCAATTTCATACTGGATAAAAAGGGCTTGGCCTTCCGTGGCCAAGTGGAGGAAAACAGTTTTGTCGAAGAGATTTTTTCTTACTCAAATATTGTTGTTACTGTTAAGTCATGGAGCTTTCAGCCAAAATATCGATCTTTTAATTACCTATAACAATGACTCAAGTGAAATCATTTCTGTTCCTGATGACATTACGAGGATTTATAATTTCAAAAAGGATTTGATTGTCTATCGAGAGGATGAAGTTGTTATAAGACATCAACATCGACCAATAAAAAGTCTATCAGATTTGGCTCATTTCCAGAATCTCGAAATAGCTGACCTAGTTTATACTTTTGATTCTTGTACAAGTTTGGATTTTCTTAAATCTTCAGTAATAGAGAAATTAGACATTTCTTGGGGTGTGAGTAATATAAATCTGGATTTTGTAAAAAGTATGATCTATTTGAAAGCACTAAGATTGAATCATATAGAAAACATCAATCTTGAAGATATCGACCTAAGTAATACTAAAATTGAATATCTACAAATCTCCGATTGCAATATTTCCTCTATAGGGAATTTCACTTTCAACGATTCATTAAAATATATCCATTTTGGATACAATAAAGATATTTCATTTACATCACAGTTTATAAGCGAATTAAATAATCGCGGTGTTACTTTAATTTCAGACAAAAAACCTGAAGGAATAGAAAATTTCATACAGACATACAGTTCTGGAGTTATTGTATATGGAAAATATGGTATGAGTGAAATGTGAAATGGAAAGAACATCCCGAGCCCTCCATGGCTCGGGATGGAACTATAACAAAATCGAAATTGGAACTTCCTATAACAGACAATATATGCTCGTTTCACTCGGGCTTCGCCAAATCTACCACTTCGTGGTAGACTTCATATATTGTCGGAACGTTAGAAGAAATGCCGAAAAAAGGCTGGTAACAAATACAGAATGCTTGAACTAAAAATACTACTGATACCCTTATTCGCTTTCATTATTCATTTTATTGGGACTCTTTCATATTCAGTAAGGATTGTTGGAGTCAGAACTGGAAAAATAGCCCTTTCCTTTTCTTTGTTTAACATCTTTGTCTTGTTTTCTAGAACTGCAAATACATTTCTAAATCCCCTACTCTCAAAAAATGTCGAAACCAATATCGCAAATCAAAACTTTGATAATAATATCTGGCTGTTTCGGATTATATTATTGGCTGCAAGTCTGGCAACATTAGCTGGTATTTTCTTAATTCCTATGTTTCAAAGATTATTCTCTCTAGCTGTTACTTCATATTCAGAACATAAATCGATGAAGCGTTTGCTATTGAGATTCTTCTCAATAGATGGGATATCTGATGTTAAAAGAAGTTTTGTAATTCCCAACAGGGATAATATAAAGCTTTCAGCTAAAACCAGAAAAGGCCTGATAGTTCCTTTTCTTCTCAATATTATTATTGTGGCTATTTTATCTGTTGGCAGCTTATCTTCACTTTATGCTGGGTATCTGGTTCCCGAGTTTAGATCTACAGCAAATTCTCTACATTCAATTGTAAATGGTCTAGCAACAGTTTTACTTTTTCTTATAGTTGATCCATATTTAGCCGGTATGACAGATGATGTAGTCTCTGGAAAAATTAAAGAATCAATTTTCCGGAAAAATGTAGTATTCTTGTCTATCTCAAGATTTTTGGGCAC from Spirochaeta isovalerica includes the following:
- a CDS encoding lipid II flippase family protein; this translates as MLELKILLIPLFAFIIHFIGTLSYSVRIVGVRTGKIALSFSLFNIFVLFSRTANTFLNPLLSKNVETNIANQNFDNNIWLFRIILLAASLATLAGIFLIPMFQRLFSLAVTSYSEHKSMKRLLLRFFSIDGISDVKRSFVIPNRDNIKLSAKTRKGLIVPFLLNIIIVAILSVGSLSSLYAGYLVPEFRSTANSLHSIVNGLATVLLFLIVDPYLAGMTDDVVSGKIKESIFRKNVVFLSISRFLGTLLAQLLLYPSALIIAQVSKLL